AGTGCCCCTTCGACGCCATCGAGATCATCAATCTGCCACAGGAGCTGAACGAGGAACCGGTCCATCGCTACGGCGAGAACGCCTTCGCGCTGTACGGCCTGCCCACGCCACAGGAGGGACAGGTCACCGGGATTCTCGGGCCGAACGGTATCGGGAAGACCACCGCCGTGCGCATCCTCGCCGACGAGATGGCGCCCAACCTCGGCCAGTACGGTACCGAGCCGAGCTGGGACGAGATCCTCGACGAGTACCGCGGGACCGCGCTGCAGGATTACCTCGAAGACATGCGCGACGGCGACGTGAGCGTCGCCCGCAAGCCCCAGTACGTCGACCGCATCCCCGACCAGTTCGACGGGCCGGCCCGTCAGTTGCTGGAACAGACCGACGAGCGGGGGGTCCTCGACGAGCTCGTCGACCGCACGGGTATCCGCCCGGTCGTCGACAACCACATCGACGAGCTCTCGGGCGGGGAGCTCCAGCGGGTCGCGCTCGTCGCCACCCTCGCGAGAGACGCCGACTTCTACTTCCTCGACGAGATCACGCCCTACCTCGATATCGGCCAGCGGATGACCGCCGCCCGGCTCATCCGTGAACTCGCCGAGGAAGGCGACCGCTCGATGCTCGTCGTCGAACACGACCTCGCCATTCTGGACCTGCTCGCGGACAACATCAACATGGCCTACGGGTCGCCCGGGGCGTACGGTATCATCACGCCGCCCAAGTCCACGAAGAAGGGCATCAACCAGTACCTCTCGGGCTATCTCGAGAACGAGAACATGCGCATCCGGCAGACGGAAATCGAGTTCGAGGAGCACGCGCCACGGAGCGCCTCGACGGGCGACGTGGTCATCGAGTACCCCGACCTCACCAAGTCCTACGGCGACGGCGAGTTCACCCTCGACGTCGACGCCGGGACCATCCGCGAGAGCGAAGTGCTCGGCGTGGTGGGTCCCAACGGTATCGGGAAGTCGACGTTCGCGAAGATGCTCGCCGGCCGGCTGGAGGCCACCGAGGGCAGCGTCGACGCCGACCTCGACATCGCCTACAAGCCACAGTACATCGAGATCGACCAGCCGATGCGGGTCGACGCCTTCCTCGCTTCGATTACGGACGACTTCGGCAGCTCCTACTGGACGACCGAAATCGCGGACCCGCTCCAGCTAGACGCGGTGATGGAACAGCAGCTCACCGACCTCTCCGGCGGGGAGCGCCAGCGGGTCGCCATCGCGGCCTGTCTCTCGAAGGACGCCGACCTCTACCTGCTCGACGAGCCGTCGGCCCACCTGGACGTCGAGCAGCGGGTGCTCGCGACGTCGGCGATTCGACGCTACGCCGAGAACCACGACGCGACGGCGATGGTCATCGACCACGACATCTACATGATCGACCTGCTCGCGGACCGCCTGCTCGTCTTCGACGGCGAGCCCGCAAAATCCGGCCACGCCGCCCCGCCACAGGGGATGCGCGAGGGGATGAACGAGTTCCTCACGAACCTCGATATCACCTTCCGCCGGGACGAGCGCACTTCCCGACCGCGCATCAACAAACCCGGCTCGCAGCTCGACCGGAAACAGAAGAACGCCGGCGAGTACTACTACGCGCCCGACGAGAGCTGAAACTGAGCACCGTTTCACTCGACCGAGCGGAGCGAGGGAGAGCCTTTTTCGCCCACGTTTTTCGAGGAGTGGGTCCCGCAGGCCGCGGAGCGGCCGAGGAACCCCGACGCTGAAAAAGGTGGGCGAGGACGACTACGCGCCCGACGAGAGCTGAAACTGAGCACCGTTGCACTCGACCGAGCGAAGCGAAGGAGAGCCTTTTTTCCCCACGTTACAGACGCTACAGCATGGCACGGAGCAAACGCGCGGTCGTCGCCCGGGACCTGTTCGTCGGCACGTCGAGCGTCGTGACTGCCGGACTGATAGCTGCTTCGCTCGACGGACCGACGCCGTGGCCGCTCGGAGCCTTCGCTGCCGCGTTCGGTGTCGTTCTCTGCGCAGCGGTCGACCGAAGCAACGCGGGGGTCTGGGGACTCACAGCCGGGGTATCGGGTGGTATCCTCGCGTTGGCCGCGGTGCTGTGGTGGCTCGTGCCCGACACACCGGACGGGATGTTACCACCGCTGCTGTTCGGCCTCGGCGTCGGAACGGCGGCGAACCGACTGCTGTTCGGCGTCGTCTATCCCCTGCCCGACGCACGTCGGGAGCGGGAGAACGTCGCGTAGTTACTCGGTAGCGTTCTGAAAGGGTGTGGGGAGAACACACGGGGCCGCGTCGGTATGGGGGTACCTACGCGGCGGGGTCGCTCGTATCGCCGGTTTCGGAACCGGCGACGGCATCGTCGAGCCCGTCAGCGACCTCGTCGGGGTCGAACTCCTCGTCGGGTCGGAGCTCCCGGTCGGGGGAGTCCCCCGCCTGTGTTTCGGTGACCGATTCGTCGCCCGTGACCGCGACGAAGATGTCACCGAGCTCTGCAATTCGGTCGCTTGACTGACTCGTGCTCATCGCGATTGTATCGAAACACTGGGTGAAGGTAGCTTGGCCACCTAACACGTTAGGAACGTCGCCGTCCGGCGAATCTAGAGGACGCTGCGCTGGCAGGAGCCACACAGCGACGACTCCTTGACGTCGACCTGGCGGACCGTCGGGGAGAAGTTCATCACGCAGCGCTTGTTGTCACAGTGTTCCAGCCCGAGGGTGTGGCCGATCTCGTGGACGACCTCCTTGCGAACCCGGGCGGAGAAGATGTCGCTGGCCGACTGGTTCGAGAAGCCGCCGTCCGAGGAGGTCTGGAGTCGGTACGTGGAGATGACGCTCCCGGAGCCACTGAGGTAGGCGAGTCCGAAGACGTAGTTTCGACGGCGGTAGAAGAGGTCCTTGGGAGTGATAGCGATGTTCTTGTCGCCCGAACCGACGCGGCGCGCGAGGTCGATGAACTCCTCGGCACGGTACTGGTCGCGGTCGCTGTGGTACGCACCGGCGGGGACCGACTGCGGCTCGTGCATCGAGACTTCGCAGTCGTAGGTCTCCCGGAGGCCCTCGGAGGCCTCGCGCTTGACGAGGCTCGAGACCTCGCCCACCGGTACGATGTCGACGTGCATGCGAACCCCTAAACGCCACCGGGCCATAAGTTTCCCGCCGTGACTGAGCCCGAGACAGCGCTGATAAACCGGCTGTCCGCGGTCGGTTCCGTCGTCGAGGTCGGCGTGGGGAACCGGCCGGACGTGGCCGCCGGGCTGGCCGCCCGGGGTGTCGACGTGACGGCGACCGACATCCGCGAGCGGCCGGTCCCCGAGGGGGTCAGCTTCGTCCGGGACGACGTGACCGACCCGACGCTGTCGGTGTACGAAGGGGCCGATATCGTCTTCGCCCGGCATCTCCCACCGGAGCTCCAGCGACCCGTTCGTCAGGTCGCCCGCCGCGTCGGGGCGGCCTGCTGGTTCACGACGCTCGGCGGGGACCCCCCGGTGGTGCCGGTCGAGCCCGAGCAGTTGCCGGGCGGTGTGACGCTGTACCGGACCGTCGACGGCCCGGGATAGCAAGCGGCTTGAACGAGCACACAGACGGGCGAGTATGCAAGTCGACGCTGTCGTGCTGGACATCGACGGGGTGCTCGTGGACGTGGCCGACTCCTACCGCCGGGCCATCGTCGAGTCCGTCGAACGGGTGTACGGCGACACCATCGCGAAGGGGGCGATTCAGCGGTTCAAGAACGCCGGCGGGTTCAACAACGACTGGGAGCTGACCGACGCGGCGGCGCTGTTCGTCCTCACGACCCGCGAGACGGACGTGGACGTGGCGGCTTTCACCGACGCTATCGCCGAGCAGGGGGGCGGCCTCGACGCGGCGAAAGCGGTCGTCCGTGACCGCCTCGGTGCGGACGCCGACGGCGTCTTCGCGGCGTGGGACCCCGAACGGCTCCGCGAAGTGTTCCAGACGCTGTATCTGGGCAGCGAGCTGTATCGCGAGCTGGAAGGCGGCGAACCCGCCTTCGACGCGCCGGGGTACATCAACGACGAGCCGAAGTTGGTGAGCGAGGCGACTCTCGACACCCTCCAGAAGCGCTACGCGGTCGGCGTCGTCACCGGCCGCCCGGCGGCGGAAGCCGACATCGCGATGGAGCGGGTCGGCCTGTCCGTTCCCGACGAGCATCGGTTCACGATGGACGACTGGGAGCAGGGGAAACCCCACCCACACGCGTTGCGGTCGCTGGCCGAGCGCTTCGACG
The Halomicroarcula saliterrae genome window above contains:
- a CDS encoding archaemetzincin family Zn-dependent metalloprotease; translation: MHVDIVPVGEVSSLVKREASEGLRETYDCEVSMHEPQSVPAGAYHSDRDQYRAEEFIDLARRVGSGDKNIAITPKDLFYRRRNYVFGLAYLSGSGSVISTYRLQTSSDGGFSNQSASDIFSARVRKEVVHEIGHTLGLEHCDNKRCVMNFSPTVRQVDVKESSLCGSCQRSVL
- a CDS encoding ribosome biogenesis/translation initiation ATPase RLI, which codes for MAEDSIAVVDLDRCQPDRCNYECMNYCPPNRSGKECIVKRGDTYEDDEEFEGKPDQVRISEEICLGESCGICVNKCPFDAIEIINLPQELNEEPVHRYGENAFALYGLPTPQEGQVTGILGPNGIGKTTAVRILADEMAPNLGQYGTEPSWDEILDEYRGTALQDYLEDMRDGDVSVARKPQYVDRIPDQFDGPARQLLEQTDERGVLDELVDRTGIRPVVDNHIDELSGGELQRVALVATLARDADFYFLDEITPYLDIGQRMTAARLIRELAEEGDRSMLVVEHDLAILDLLADNINMAYGSPGAYGIITPPKSTKKGINQYLSGYLENENMRIRQTEIEFEEHAPRSASTGDVVIEYPDLTKSYGDGEFTLDVDAGTIRESEVLGVVGPNGIGKSTFAKMLAGRLEATEGSVDADLDIAYKPQYIEIDQPMRVDAFLASITDDFGSSYWTTEIADPLQLDAVMEQQLTDLSGGERQRVAIAACLSKDADLYLLDEPSAHLDVEQRVLATSAIRRYAENHDATAMVIDHDIYMIDLLADRLLVFDGEPAKSGHAAPPQGMREGMNEFLTNLDITFRRDERTSRPRINKPGSQLDRKQKNAGEYYYAPDES
- a CDS encoding UPF0146 family protein, whose protein sequence is MTEPETALINRLSAVGSVVEVGVGNRPDVAAGLAARGVDVTATDIRERPVPEGVSFVRDDVTDPTLSVYEGADIVFARHLPPELQRPVRQVARRVGAACWFTTLGGDPPVVPVEPEQLPGGVTLYRTVDGPG
- a CDS encoding TIGR01548 family HAD-type hydrolase produces the protein MQVDAVVLDIDGVLVDVADSYRRAIVESVERVYGDTIAKGAIQRFKNAGGFNNDWELTDAAALFVLTTRETDVDVAAFTDAIAEQGGGLDAAKAVVRDRLGADADGVFAAWDPERLREVFQTLYLGSELYRELEGGEPAFDAPGYINDEPKLVSEATLDTLQKRYAVGVVTGRPAAEADIAMERVGLSVPDEHRFTMDDWEQGKPHPHALRSLAERFDARRIAFAGDTLDDIQTAVNADDEDDDRVYYGIGVLTGGLTGEDGRRTYASAGASAVVESVEDLPGLLE